The following proteins are encoded in a genomic region of Salminus brasiliensis chromosome 25, fSalBra1.hap2, whole genome shotgun sequence:
- the LOC140547801 gene encoding B-cadherin-like: MEALRSIGLGVLIVLLQVLSSGFAKSPSCSNGFDSEVFIFRVQVQHLYRGRRLGRVLFNDCDGRAFHIYNSADKRFQVDGDGTVILKTRVTLHEGQVFSVHAWDAEGKKYTASVRVENEARTSHHHVQQEDTEAFSPSQSETPLDLPVLEFSKSSKGLRRRKRGWVIPPVSFTEGSKGPYPAEISKIQSSRAKEIRMVYSITGEGADQPPVGLFTVNRNNGSLYVTKPLDREAKDKYVLQVHAFSPDDKNVKEDPMEFIVNVIDQNDNKPIFTQNPFLGSVPEASAKDFEFMTVTATDADDPNTANADIRYSIISQNPQQPNPSLFDINPVTGGIRVKSGGLDRENYPEYTLLIQAADLEGNGLVTTGTAVITVTDSNDNAPQFEKTSYNVSVPENKVGAVVVKLPVTDGDEPLSPAWSAKFRIVGGNNGGFFNISTGPNKQEGIITTVKPLDFELNNKYTLLVAAENDVPFASPLPTSTATVIVNVQDVNEAPVFDPVENQISKPEDLAVETELTVYTATDPDTAKTQTVTYRVGTDPAGWLSVDRETGLIRVRSPMDRESPFMKDGKYKALILAVDDDPVPATGTGTLVIVLEDVNDNAPVIEESKIRVCNKESTPVLLSVTDKDGPGFADPYTVELQGDSRRDWTARMNETKTGIELTLKNVLDQGEYSVILRVYDASKHFQNNTIQATVCDCTGKDFQCSDRAVAGFGLPGILGILGAILALLVLVLLLLLFLKRKSTVKKQPLIPPDDDLRDNLYNYDEEGGGEDDQDYDLSVLHRGLDNRPGVVRNDEAPIFMPAPQYRPRPTNPEEIDNFIGDNLKAADNDPTAPPYDTLLVFDSEGEGSKAGSLSSLNSSSSGDQDYNRLNEWGPRFKKLADMYGGGED; encoded by the exons ATGGAGGCTTTAAGGAGCATAGGGCTGGGGGTTCTGATCGTTCTACTGCAG GTCCTGTCGTCTGGCTTTGCGAAATCGCCATCATGTTCAAATGGATTTGATTCAGAGGTGTTCATTTTCAGAGTCCAGGTTCAGCACCTTTACCGAGGCAGACGGCTGGGCAGAG TTCTCTTCAACGACTGTGATGGTAGAGCATTTCACATCTACAACTCAGCTGACAAGCGTTTTCAAGTGGACGGTGATGGCACAGTGATACTGAAGACACGGGTCACTCTACATGAAGGTCAAGTGTTCTCTGTCCATGCCTGGGATGCAGAGGGCAAGAAATACACTGCTTCTGTGAGAGTGGAAAATGAGGCCAGGACCAGCCATCATCATGTCCAGCAGGAAGACACTGAGGCTTTCAGCCCTTCACAG AGTGAAACACCTTTGGATCTTCCAGTTCTGGAGTTCTCAAAGTCTTCAAAGGGGttgagaaggagaaagagagggtgggTGATTCCACCAGTTTCTTTCACGGAGGGCTCCAAAGGCCCTTATCCTGCGGAGATATCAAAG ATCCAGTCCAGTCGTGCTAAGGAAATTAGGATGGTGTACAGCATCACTGGTGAAGGAGCAGACCAGCCTCCAGTGGGACTTTTTAccgtaaacagaaacaatggtTCACTCTATGTAACAAAGCCTCTAGACAGAGAGGCCAAAGATAAATATGTG CTTCAAGTTCATGCTTTTTCACCTGATGATAAGAATGTTAAAGAAGATCCTATGGAGTTTATCGTCAACGTGATTGACCAAAATGATAATAAGCCCATCTTCACCCAAAACCCTTTCCTTGGCAGTGTTCCAGAAGCTTCAGCTAAAG ATTTTGAGTTCATGACGGTCACAGCCACTGATGCAGATGATCCTAACACTGCTAATGCTGATATCAGATACTCCATCATCAGTCAGAATCCACAACAGCCAAATCCAAGCCTGTTTGACATTAACCCGGTCACTGGAGGGATTCGAGTGAAGTCTGGAGGTCTGGACAGAGAG AATTATCCTGAGTACACCTTGCTGATTCAAGCTGCAGATTTGGAGGGAAACGGCCTCGTAACCACTGGAACAGCTGTGATTACTGTAACGGACAGCAACGACAACGCACCCCAGTTTGAAAAGACCTCA taCAATGTATCAGTCCCAGAGAATAAAGTAGGAGCTGTGGTGGTGAAGCTGCCAGTGACTGATGGAGATGAACCTCTGTCTCCTGCCTGGTCGGCCAAGTTCAGGATCGTTGGTGGAAACAATGGAGGATTTTTTAACATTAGCACAGGACCCAACAAACAGGAGGGCATCATCACTACTGTTAAG CCATTAGACTTCGAGCTGAACAACAAGTACACTCTGCTGGTGGCCGCTGAGAACGATGTTCCATTTGCCAGTCCCCTCCCCACGTCCACTGCCACGGTCATTGTGAATGTTCAGGATGTGAACGAGGCTCCAGTGTTTGACCCAGTGGAGAATCAAATTTCTAAACCTGAAGATCTGGCGGTTGAGACTGAGCTAACCGTTTACACCGCCACTGATCCAGACACAGCGAAGACTCAGACAGTGAC ATATCGTGTAGGCACTGATcctgctggctggctgagtGTTGACCGAGAGACTGGACTGATCAGAGTGAGGAGCCCCATGGACAGAGAGTCTCCTTTCATGAAAGATGGCAAATACAAAGCTCTGATCTTAGCTGTGGATGATG ATCCAGTTCCAGCTACCGGTACAGGAACCCTTGTGATCGTGCTGGAAGATGTGAACGATAACGCTCCTGTTATTGAAGAGAGTAAGATCAGAGTGTGCAATAAGGAGTCTACTCCAGTCCTGCTGTCTGTGACGGATAAGGATGGGCCCGGTTTTGCTGATCCGTACACTGTGGAACTCCAGGGAGACAGCAGGAGAGACTGGACCGCCAGGATGAACGAAACCA AAACTGGAATTGAACTCACACTGAAGAACGTACTGGATCAGGGAGAATACAGCGTTATTCTGAGGGTGTATGATGCCAGCAAACACTTTCAGAACAACACCATCCAAGCCACTGTATGTGACTGCACAGGAAAAGATTTCCAATGCTCAGACAGAGCTGTAGCGGGCTTCGGCCTGCCTGGGATCCTTGGGATTCTGGGGGCTATCCTGGCTTTGCTAG TGCTGGTCCTCCTGCTTCTTCTGTTCCTGAAGAGAAAGAGCACAGTGAAGAAACAACCCCTGATTCCTCCTGATGATGATCTCAGGGATAACCTCTACAACTATGAtgaggagggtggtggagaggaTGATCAG GACTATGACCTGAGTGTGCTGCACAGGGGCCTCGACAACCGCCCCGGTGTGGTCCGTAACGACGAAGCTCCAATCTTTATGCCTGCACCCCAATACCGACCCCGCCCAACCAACCCTGAGGAGATTGACAACTTTATTGGCGAC AATCTGAAAGCAGCGGACAACGACCCCACGGCTCCCCCTTACGACACTCTGTTGGTGTTCGACTCTGAAGGAGAAGGATCTAAGGCCGGCTCTCTCAGCTCCCTGAACTCCTCCAGCTCTGGGGACCAGGACTACAACCGCCTGAATGAATGGGGCCCACGCTTCAAGAAGCTAGCTGACATGTACGGAGGAGGAGAAGACTGA